The Echinicola rosea genome has a segment encoding these proteins:
- a CDS encoding Gfo/Idh/MocA family protein: MKKQKPLGNGNSRRTFLKGAATAAAGFYLVPRHVLGGTGFTAPSDKIVIAGIGAGGKGQSDINAMYQSGHAEIGYLCDVDDRRAATSRERFPKAKYYKDYRELLEKEHKNIDAVTISTPDHNHAVMTMAAMQLGKHVYVQKPLTHDIYEARMLTEAAEKYKVVTQMGNQGSSGDGVRRMVEWYDAGLIGEATKVWCWTDRPVWPQGIKWPEKGTTPPKELDWDLWLGTAPYKEYVDNLVPFNWRGWWDYGTGALGDMACHIMEPPFRTLGLGYPTEAECSVGSVYVGEFQRGYFPDGCPPSSHVTLKFKMPSGKDLEFHWMDGGIQPTRPEELGPNEQMGDGGNGVIIEGTKGKMMCSTYGINPMLLPTSREDGKNVPKTIPRVENGDNGHYAQWVKACVAGHGSKEFKELSSPFSIAGPLTESVLMGNLAIRSYDIRKPRENGGYDYPGRGIKLVWDGPNMKVTNFEEANQFVRRDYRGDWSLGV; this comes from the coding sequence ATGAAGAAACAAAAGCCACTCGGCAATGGCAATTCCAGAAGAACGTTTTTGAAAGGTGCCGCCACTGCAGCTGCAGGATTCTATTTAGTACCTCGGCACGTCCTAGGAGGCACTGGATTTACCGCTCCAAGTGACAAGATCGTCATCGCAGGCATTGGTGCTGGCGGAAAAGGCCAAAGCGACATCAATGCCATGTACCAAAGTGGCCACGCAGAAATCGGCTATCTTTGTGATGTGGACGACAGAAGGGCTGCCACTTCCCGTGAGCGCTTCCCCAAAGCCAAGTACTATAAAGACTATAGAGAGCTACTAGAAAAAGAACATAAAAACATCGATGCGGTTACCATTTCCACTCCTGACCATAATCATGCTGTCATGACCATGGCCGCCATGCAGCTGGGGAAACACGTCTATGTACAAAAGCCACTTACCCACGATATCTACGAGGCCAGGATGCTTACCGAAGCTGCCGAAAAATACAAAGTGGTTACCCAAATGGGCAACCAAGGCTCCTCTGGGGACGGTGTTCGCCGGATGGTGGAATGGTACGATGCAGGACTGATCGGAGAAGCCACCAAAGTATGGTGCTGGACAGACCGTCCGGTTTGGCCTCAAGGCATCAAATGGCCAGAAAAAGGCACCACACCTCCTAAGGAGCTCGACTGGGACCTTTGGCTGGGCACTGCCCCCTATAAAGAATACGTGGACAACCTCGTCCCTTTCAACTGGCGCGGATGGTGGGACTATGGCACAGGAGCACTTGGCGACATGGCCTGCCACATCATGGAACCGCCATTCAGGACCCTTGGCCTTGGCTATCCTACGGAAGCTGAATGCAGCGTAGGGTCGGTATATGTAGGCGAGTTTCAGCGTGGATATTTCCCTGATGGATGCCCTCCGTCCTCCCACGTTACCCTGAAATTTAAAATGCCAAGTGGCAAAGACTTGGAATTCCACTGGATGGACGGCGGCATCCAGCCTACCCGGCCAGAAGAACTTGGCCCTAACGAACAAATGGGAGATGGTGGCAATGGCGTGATCATCGAAGGGACCAAAGGCAAGATGATGTGCTCCACCTACGGCATCAACCCAATGCTCCTTCCAACCTCCAGGGAAGACGGAAAAAATGTCCCAAAAACCATCCCTAGGGTAGAAAATGGCGACAATGGCCACTATGCCCAATGGGTAAAAGCTTGTGTAGCCGGGCATGGCAGCAAGGAATTCAAAGAACTTAGTTCTCCTTTCTCTATCGCCGGACCACTTACCGAGTCAGTCCTTATGGGCAACCTTGCCATTCGCAGCTATGACATCAGAAAACCTCGCGAAAATGGCGGCTACGACTATCCTGGCAGAGGTATCAAACTGGTATGGGACGGACCAAATATGAAAGTCACTAACTTCGAAGAAGCCAACCAGTTCGTCAGAAGGGATTACCGTGGCGATTGGTCGTTGGGTGTATAA